The following coding sequences are from one Prochlorococcus marinus XMU1412 window:
- a CDS encoding DUF3764 family protein, protein MSCSITSVFTFKIESTFDEWAAIFDSAEAEKRHSEFLIKPLFRGVSKEDPQKVIVIHQAPEGNVQKFVEANGDWMATHRVDLSTMEESSWTSSATSESCCD, encoded by the coding sequence ATGTCTTGTTCCATAACCTCAGTTTTTACTTTTAAAATTGAAAGCACTTTCGATGAATGGGCCGCGATATTTGACAGTGCGGAAGCTGAAAAAAGACATTCTGAATTTCTCATTAAGCCACTTTTTAGAGGAGTAAGTAAGGAAGATCCTCAAAAAGTTATTGTTATTCATCAAGCTCCAGAAGGTAATGTTCAAAAGTTTGTGGAAGCTAATGGTGACTGGATGGCAACGCATAGAGTTGACCTTTCAACAATGGAAGAATCATCTTGGACTTCTTCAGCAACATCGGAAAGTTGTTGTGATTAA
- a CDS encoding HD domain-containing protein, translating into MKYKTIKNFKNKLQNSDNNEFVDLLFDFIKEEGKTNYDESVTQLQHSLQTASLARTEDGRRHIVIASLLHDIGHLLIDENDSKNDFLKKDLNHENIASNFLKDFFSEEITESIRLHVVAKRYLCSIDNSYYESLSKASKNSFKVQGGALNKEEINELENNKYFKDAVRLRKWDDRGKVSLKEVEELDTYKEMIVAERLAIY; encoded by the coding sequence ATGAAATACAAAACTATTAAAAACTTCAAAAACAAATTACAAAATTCTGATAACAATGAATTTGTAGATTTATTATTTGACTTTATTAAGGAGGAAGGAAAAACTAATTATGATGAATCAGTCACTCAATTACAACATAGTCTCCAAACAGCTTCACTCGCTCGCACTGAAGATGGCAGAAGGCATATAGTAATTGCTTCTTTGTTACACGATATAGGTCATCTTCTAATAGATGAAAATGACTCAAAAAATGATTTCTTAAAAAAAGATCTTAACCATGAAAATATTGCTTCAAATTTTTTAAAAGATTTTTTCTCTGAAGAAATTACAGAAAGTATTCGCTTACACGTTGTAGCAAAAAGATATTTATGCTCAATCGATAATTCTTATTATGAAAGTTTATCTAAAGCATCTAAAAATAGTTTTAAGGTACAAGGTGGTGCTTTAAATAAAGAAGAGATTAATGAACTAGAAAATAATAAATACTTCAAAGATGCAGTTCGATTAAGAAAATGGGATGATAGAGGAAAGGTTTCTCTTAAAGAAGTTGAAGAATTAGATACTTATAAAGAAATGATTGTTGCCGAAAGATTAGCTATCTATTAA
- a CDS encoding OsmC family protein, giving the protein MSIKAKYVGEFRSEIIFENQLKIKTNSNRNLHDSCEQTKPSNLLSASLASCISTTLGIILEKNNIESKSFYVDIISKSDVQNNKISTLHCKICLPLIKKLKIKNFIKEKIESSFISNSLKESINISYEYIFNR; this is encoded by the coding sequence ATGTCAATTAAGGCGAAATATGTAGGTGAATTTCGGAGTGAAATTATCTTCGAAAATCAATTAAAAATAAAAACAAATTCGAATAGAAATTTACATGATTCTTGCGAACAGACTAAACCCTCAAATCTATTGTCTGCATCTTTAGCTTCTTGTATTTCAACAACTCTTGGAATAATTCTAGAAAAGAATAATATTGAATCAAAAAGTTTTTATGTTGATATTATCTCTAAAAGTGATGTTCAAAATAATAAAATTTCAACCTTGCATTGTAAAATATGCCTTCCACTTATTAAGAAATTAAAAATAAAGAACTTTATAAAAGAAAAAATTGAATCATCATTCATAAGCAATTCTCTTAAAGAATCTATAAATATAAGCTATGAATATATTTTTAATAGATAG
- a CDS encoding phosphonate dehydrogenase — MKKVVISNKVHTEVIELLEKNFEVISNQNDKPLTYEKLKFLCKDANGVMVFMPDRIDKNFLDNSKNLEIISGALRGFDNIDLEECIKRNIKFTMIPDLLASPTAELTLGLLIGLSRNLLIGDEYVRSEKFKGWEPKFFSNGIEGKNVCLLGMGKLGVEVARKIKGFNVKLFYHDLQKLDSIDEQQLNTKYLELNDLFEKADYLVILLPLKNDTYHFINFENILKIKKNCLLINTSRGSVVDESAIAQAINSGHIGGYASDVFEFEDLSIKDRPKKINQELLNLKDKTFFTPHLGSAVDEVRLFIELEAAQNIINFLYH, encoded by the coding sequence ATGAAGAAAGTTGTTATTTCCAATAAAGTTCATACTGAAGTTATTGAGTTATTAGAAAAAAATTTTGAAGTAATTAGTAACCAAAATGATAAACCTCTAACTTATGAAAAATTAAAGTTCTTATGTAAAGATGCAAATGGTGTGATGGTATTTATGCCAGATAGAATTGATAAGAACTTTTTAGATAATTCAAAAAATTTAGAGATCATCTCTGGAGCACTAAGAGGATTTGACAATATTGATTTGGAAGAGTGCATAAAAAGAAATATAAAATTTACAATGATCCCAGATTTACTTGCTTCCCCTACAGCAGAGTTAACATTGGGACTTCTTATTGGTTTATCAAGAAATCTACTAATAGGTGATGAATATGTTAGATCTGAAAAGTTTAAAGGTTGGGAACCAAAATTCTTCTCAAATGGAATTGAAGGGAAAAATGTTTGTCTTCTAGGTATGGGTAAATTAGGGGTTGAAGTAGCTAGGAAGATTAAAGGTTTTAATGTAAAACTTTTTTATCATGATTTACAAAAATTAGATTCAATAGATGAACAACAACTAAACACCAAATATCTGGAATTAAATGATCTTTTTGAGAAGGCTGATTATTTGGTTATTCTTTTACCTTTAAAAAACGATACTTACCATTTTATTAACTTTGAAAATATTTTAAAAATAAAAAAAAATTGTTTACTTATTAATACTTCAAGAGGTTCTGTAGTAGATGAGAGTGCAATTGCACAAGCAATTAATTCTGGGCACATAGGAGGATATGCTTCAGATGTCTTTGAATTTGAAGATTTATCGATAAAAGATCGACCAAAAAAAATTAATCAGGAATTATTAAATTTAAAAGATAAGACTTTTTTTACTCCTCATCTTGGCTCAGCAGTTGATGAAGTTAGACTTTTTATTGAATTAGAAGCTGCTCAAAATATTATCAACTTTTTATATCATTAA
- a CDS encoding response regulator transcription factor, which yields MTIKDHKSLQGSKILLVEDDKSIRLTVSESLKGEGFQVLTFKDGLSASAFIGDNTKNDVDLIILDLMLPGLNGLELCRKIRNEENYTPILILSAKDNESDRVLGLEVGADDYLTKPFGLNELIARSRALIRRSKRNKKYLEKTQSIIEFNHIKMFLEECRVTSFDREITLSPKEFKLLELFMKSPKRVWSRDLILEKIWEIDFIGDTKTVDVHVRWLREKLEEDPSAPKLLKTVRGFGYKFG from the coding sequence ATGACTATTAAAGATCATAAAAGTTTGCAGGGCTCAAAAATTCTTCTTGTAGAGGATGATAAGAGTATTAGGTTGACAGTTAGCGAATCATTGAAAGGCGAAGGTTTCCAAGTTTTAACTTTTAAAGACGGTTTAAGTGCTTCAGCTTTTATTGGCGATAATACTAAAAATGATGTTGACCTTATAATTCTCGATTTAATGTTGCCAGGGTTAAATGGATTAGAGTTATGTAGAAAAATAAGAAATGAAGAAAATTATACGCCCATATTAATTTTGAGTGCCAAAGATAATGAATCAGACCGGGTTCTTGGATTAGAGGTTGGTGCTGATGATTATTTAACAAAACCTTTTGGTTTAAATGAATTAATTGCCAGATCAAGAGCATTAATAAGAAGATCTAAACGTAATAAAAAATATTTAGAAAAAACGCAATCTATTATCGAGTTCAATCATATAAAAATGTTTTTAGAAGAATGCAGAGTAACTTCTTTTGATAGGGAAATAACTTTATCTCCAAAAGAATTTAAATTATTAGAGTTATTTATGAAAAGTCCAAAAAGAGTATGGTCAAGGGATTTAATTCTGGAAAAAATATGGGAAATTGACTTTATTGGTGATACTAAAACAGTAGATGTTCATGTTAGATGGCTTAGAGAGAAATTAGAAGAAGATCCTTCAGCGCCAAAACTTCTGAAAACTGTAAGAGGTTTTGGATATAAGTTTGGATGA
- a CDS encoding poly-A polymerase has translation MIIKNSPSPKNSNQVQEIGHIKYSYKESFKRENKSILDDSEFIENYNNALKSPQSRRLYKDTENEIHYDSIKAQNILPLDKISI, from the coding sequence ATGATTATAAAAAATTCACCTTCTCCCAAAAACTCAAATCAAGTCCAAGAAATAGGGCATATCAAATATTCTTATAAAGAAAGTTTTAAAAGAGAAAATAAATCTATTTTGGATGATTCGGAATTTATTGAAAATTACAATAACGCCCTTAAATCACCACAATCAAGAAGATTGTATAAAGATACAGAGAATGAAATTCATTATGACTCAATTAAGGCCCAGAATATTTTACCTCTAGATAAAATTTCTATTTAA
- the phnD gene encoding phosphate/phosphite/phosphonate ABC transporter substrate-binding protein, giving the protein MKLKSLLSVFTISLVALTSACSTKNAGPSADPDKLIVALIPDENAATVIQDNQGLKDYLTEAFDKEIELVVTTDYSSMIEAARNDRLDLAYFGPLSYVLAKAVSDIEPFAARIKGGTKTYNSCIIGNTKKGVTSFDDIKGTTFALGDPASTSSRLFPELTLAENGLTKGKDFQGVFLGSHDAVALAVQNGNAQAGGMACPILKSLKKKGVIDPSKVTTIAQSSPIPQYPWTMRSTLSPELKEKIRVTFLDLDSDKVLKPFNADGFASITDSDYDGIRKAGKLLGLDLSKFVK; this is encoded by the coding sequence ATGAAACTTAAATCTCTTTTAAGCGTTTTTACTATTTCTCTTGTGGCGCTTACTTCGGCATGCTCTACGAAAAATGCTGGACCAAGTGCTGATCCTGATAAGTTAATTGTTGCATTAATTCCTGATGAAAATGCTGCAACCGTTATCCAAGATAATCAAGGTCTAAAAGATTACTTAACTGAAGCCTTTGATAAGGAAATAGAGTTAGTTGTTACTACTGATTATTCTTCAATGATTGAAGCAGCTAGAAACGATAGGTTGGATTTAGCTTACTTTGGACCTTTATCTTATGTTTTAGCTAAAGCAGTAAGTGATATTGAACCTTTTGCAGCAAGGATTAAAGGAGGAACTAAGACTTATAATTCCTGCATAATTGGAAACACTAAAAAAGGTGTTACTAGTTTTGATGATATCAAAGGTACTACTTTTGCTCTTGGAGATCCAGCTTCAACCTCTAGTAGATTATTCCCTGAGTTAACTCTTGCTGAAAATGGACTTACTAAAGGCAAGGATTTTCAAGGAGTTTTTCTAGGATCACATGATGCTGTTGCCTTAGCAGTTCAAAATGGAAATGCTCAAGCAGGAGGAATGGCATGTCCGATTCTTAAATCCCTAAAGAAGAAAGGAGTTATTGACCCTTCTAAAGTAACAACTATTGCTCAATCTTCTCCTATTCCTCAATATCCATGGACAATGCGTTCAACTTTATCTCCTGAATTAAAAGAAAAAATAAGAGTTACTTTCTTAGATCTAGATAGTGACAAAGTCCTTAAACCTTTTAACGCTGATGGTTTCGCATCTATAACTGATAGTGATTATGACGGTATTAGAAAAGCAGGCAAACTTCTAGGTCTTGATCTTTCTAAGTTTGTTAAGTAA
- a CDS encoding GNAT family N-acetyltransferase: MPISIRKIYSNQTIDIRHEAIWPDKKREFCILEDDKNGTHFGLYKQEELISIISLYIRESKARIRKMATKPAYQNKGFGSKLICHSISYLEKKKINYIYLFSRKKAQMFYEKFGFLSEGDYFKKENISYIKMYKTINDIKS; this comes from the coding sequence ATGCCAATTTCAATTAGAAAAATATATTCTAATCAAACTATTGATATAAGGCATGAAGCTATTTGGCCAGATAAAAAAAGAGAATTTTGTATTCTTGAAGATGATAAAAATGGTACACATTTTGGTTTATATAAACAAGAGGAATTAATATCAATAATTTCACTTTACATTAGAGAAAGTAAAGCAAGAATTAGAAAAATGGCCACAAAACCTGCTTATCAAAACAAAGGATTTGGGTCTAAATTAATTTGTCATTCAATTTCTTATTTAGAAAAAAAAAAAATAAATTATATTTATTTATTTTCTAGAAAAAAAGCCCAAATGTTTTATGAAAAATTCGGTTTTTTATCTGAAGGTGATTATTTCAAAAAAGAAAATATCTCTTATATAAAAATGTATAAAACTATTAATGATATAAAAAGTTGA
- the phnC gene encoding phosphonate ABC transporter ATP-binding protein, protein MNNKLSLKNINVKYGESLALKSINLDIYKGEFVVLLGSSGAGKSTLLRTINQLNPLTSGELDFFDLGKIRNKKDLQNLRKKTGMIFQQHQLIERNTVFQNVLTGRLGFHSLFRSILPLPKFDQELALDCIDRVSLLDKALVKVKELSGGQQQRVGIARALAQNPSLILADEPIASLDPKTSHQVLSMLKDICKKDNISALTSLHQVDFAKEYGDRIIGLSHGKIVFNGKSDQLSDEILKNIYSSSPIAEEANFTSNEVVMV, encoded by the coding sequence GTGAATAATAAGCTCTCCTTAAAAAATATTAATGTCAAATATGGAGAGAGCCTAGCTTTAAAATCTATAAACTTAGATATTTACAAAGGTGAATTTGTAGTCCTTCTTGGATCTTCTGGGGCAGGTAAATCAACTTTACTAAGAACAATAAATCAATTGAATCCATTAACTTCAGGAGAGTTAGATTTTTTTGATTTAGGAAAAATAAGAAATAAAAAAGATCTTCAGAATTTAAGAAAAAAAACTGGGATGATATTTCAACAACATCAGTTGATTGAGAGAAATACTGTTTTCCAAAATGTTTTAACTGGTCGACTTGGATTTCATTCACTATTTAGAAGTATTTTACCTCTTCCAAAATTTGATCAAGAACTTGCTCTCGATTGCATAGATAGAGTTAGCCTCTTAGATAAAGCGCTTGTAAAAGTAAAAGAATTAAGCGGAGGACAACAACAAAGAGTAGGAATTGCTAGAGCTTTAGCTCAAAATCCTTCGTTGATTTTGGCAGATGAACCAATAGCTAGTCTTGACCCAAAAACTTCCCATCAAGTTTTATCGATGCTGAAAGATATTTGTAAGAAAGATAATATATCCGCATTAACTAGTCTTCACCAAGTTGATTTTGCTAAAGAATATGGAGATAGAATTATTGGCTTAAGTCATGGGAAAATAGTTTTTAATGGTAAATCAGATCAACTTTCAGACGAGATTTTAAAAAATATTTATTCATCTTCACCAATAGCAGAAGAAGCAAATTTTACCTCAAATGAAGTGGTAATGGTTTAA
- a CDS encoding phytanoyl-CoA dioxygenase family protein, translating to MNNIKLKFDNDGFIVNENLINQVDLEAIEKWISELNDSKEVNHHYEKTVNGKVLSRTENFVSSHTSFREFLLSSSIKDYLTMLFDDEPILFKEKINYKYPGGAGYAPHQDAPAYPFGKKHITMLLAIDDSDINNGCLEFARGRNNEGIINIDEKGCIDSLTAEKFVWEKIPLKKGGAVFFDSFVPHRSSTNKSSRPRRALYVTYNAKTEGDLRKDYYDFKKNSLKDGYVSLIGHFEGEAIK from the coding sequence TTGAACAATATAAAATTAAAATTCGATAATGACGGATTTATAGTTAATGAGAACCTAATAAATCAAGTTGATTTAGAGGCAATTGAAAAATGGATTAGTGAACTTAACGACTCTAAAGAGGTTAACCATCATTATGAAAAAACAGTTAATGGTAAAGTGCTTTCAAGAACAGAAAACTTTGTAAGCTCGCATACATCTTTTAGGGAATTTCTTTTAAGTTCATCAATAAAAGATTATTTAACTATGCTATTTGATGATGAACCAATATTATTCAAGGAAAAAATAAATTATAAATACCCAGGGGGAGCTGGATATGCACCTCATCAAGATGCTCCTGCTTATCCTTTTGGGAAAAAACACATAACAATGCTATTAGCTATAGATGACTCTGATATAAATAATGGATGTTTGGAATTTGCAAGAGGTAGAAATAATGAGGGCATAATAAATATTGATGAAAAGGGGTGTATAGATTCACTAACCGCAGAAAAATTTGTTTGGGAGAAGATACCTCTTAAAAAAGGAGGCGCAGTATTTTTTGATTCTTTTGTTCCTCACAGAAGTTCAACAAATAAATCTAGTCGTCCAAGAAGAGCGCTCTATGTAACTTATAATGCTAAAACTGAAGGCGATTTAAGAAAAGATTATTATGACTTTAAAAAGAACTCTCTTAAAGATGGATATGTAAGTTTAATAGGTCACTTTGAAGGAGAAGCAATTAAATGA
- the phnE gene encoding phosphonate ABC transporter, permease protein PhnE, translated as MDKFKRILEVERRTWKKQFFRVLIILIFVFSSLAVIGLFDFERISTGIPAVLKLLPEMFPPDFSRAGTWFKPLIDSLAMSIAGTSISVFLSLLLCFFAARNTTINPIVYNLATLILNVTRAVPELILGIILVAMIGFGALPGTLALGLHSVGMLGKFYAEAIELCDKEPIEAARASGASDLQVIVHSILPQVFPAMADVTFYRWEYNFRASMVVGAVGAGGIGLEIISALRIMDYAQVSALLIVVLVVVTVLDSMSNYLRKSVSE; from the coding sequence ATGGATAAATTCAAAAGAATTTTAGAGGTCGAAAGGAGGACTTGGAAAAAACAATTTTTCAGGGTTCTCATAATTTTGATATTTGTATTTTCTTCTTTAGCAGTTATAGGTCTTTTCGATTTTGAAAGGATAAGTACAGGTATTCCGGCAGTTTTAAAATTACTGCCGGAAATGTTTCCTCCTGATTTCTCAAGAGCTGGAACTTGGTTTAAACCTTTAATAGACTCTTTGGCAATGAGTATCGCAGGAACTTCGATTTCTGTTTTTTTATCTTTACTTCTATGTTTTTTTGCTGCAAGAAATACAACTATAAATCCAATTGTTTACAACTTAGCAACACTAATTTTAAACGTCACAAGAGCTGTTCCTGAATTAATTTTAGGAATTATTCTAGTTGCAATGATTGGCTTTGGTGCTCTACCGGGGACATTGGCATTAGGTCTTCATTCTGTTGGAATGTTAGGTAAATTTTATGCTGAAGCTATTGAGCTTTGTGACAAGGAACCTATAGAAGCAGCTAGAGCTTCTGGCGCAAGTGATCTACAAGTTATTGTGCATAGCATTCTTCCTCAAGTTTTTCCTGCTATGGCTGATGTTACTTTTTATAGATGGGAATACAACTTTAGAGCTTCAATGGTTGTGGGTGCTGTAGGGGCTGGTGGTATAGGTTTAGAGATCATAAGTGCTTTGAGGATAATGGATTATGCTCAAGTATCAGCTTTATTAATAGTAGTTTTAGTCGTAGTAACTGTATTAGATAGCATGAGTAACTATCTCAGGAAATCAGTATCTGAATAA